One genomic region from Vibrio cyclitrophicus encodes:
- the metH gene encoding methionine synthase, giving the protein MGSNVRQKIEALLKQRILLIDGGMGTMIQDYKLEEQDYRGERFANWHSDLKGNNDLLVLTQPKLIKDIHTEYLEAGADILETNTFNATTIAMADYDMESLSEEINFAAAKLAREAADEWTAKTPDKPRFVAGVLGPTNRTCSISPDVNDPGYRNVSFDELVEAYSESTRALIKGGSDLILIETIFDTLNAKACSFAVESVFEEVGIKLPVMISGTITDASGRTLSGQTTEAFYNALRHVKPISFGLNCALGPDELREYVGEMSRISESYVSAHPNAGLPNAFGEYDLSPEDMAEHVKEWAESGFLNLIGGCCGTTPEHIRQMAEAVDGVMPRQLPDLPVSCRLSGLEPLTIAKESLFVNVGERTNVTGSARFKRLIKEELYDEALSVAREQVENGAQIIDINMDEGMLDAEACMVKFLNLCASEPEISKVPVMVDSSKWEVIEAGLKCIQGKGIVNSISLKEGKEKFVEQAKLVRRYGAAVIVMAFDEVGQADTRERKVEICTNAYNILVDEVGFPPEDIIFDPNIFAVATGIDEHNNYAVDFIEAVGDIKRDLPHAMISGGVSNVSFSFRGNNYVREAIHAVFLYHCFKNGMDMGIVNAGQLEIYDNVPEDLREAVEDVVLNRRDDSTERLLDMATEYLERAVGKVEDKSALEWRTWPVEKRLEHSLVKGITDFIVEDTEEARVNASRPIEVIEGPLMDGMNVVGDLFGEGKMFLPQVVKSARVMKQAVAHLEPFINATKDVGATNGKILLATVKGDVHDIGKNIVGVVLQCNNYEIIDLGVMVSCEKILKVAKEENVDIIGLSGLITPSLDEMVHVAKEMERQGFKLPLLIGGATTSKAHTAVKIEQNYSEPVVYVNNASRAVGVCTSLLSDELKPAFVERLNIDYDRVRDQHNRKKPRTKPVTLEKARANKVAIDWDAYTPPAPAKPGVHIFSDFDVATLRQYIDWTPFFMTWSLVGKYPAILDHEEVGDEAKRLFKDANDLLDRVEKEKLLEARGMCAMFPANSVGDDIEVYTDESRTEVLKVLHNLRQQTEKPKGFNYCLSDYIAPKGSGKADWIGGFAVTGGIGERELADEYKANGDDYNAIMIQAVADRLAEAFAEYLHKEVRKDIWGYSPDEDLSNDDLIREKYQGIRPAPGYPACPEHTEKGTLWELMDVEKAIDMSLTTSYAMWPGASVSGMYFSHPDSRYFAIAQIQQDQVESYADRKGWDMLEAEKWLGPNIN; this is encoded by the coding sequence GTGGGAAGTAATGTAAGGCAAAAGATTGAAGCTCTGTTGAAGCAACGAATTTTACTGATCGATGGTGGCATGGGCACTATGATTCAGGACTATAAATTGGAAGAGCAAGACTACCGCGGTGAACGTTTTGCTAATTGGCATAGTGACTTAAAGGGCAACAATGACCTTTTAGTTCTTACACAGCCCAAGCTTATCAAAGATATCCATACTGAATATTTGGAAGCTGGGGCTGATATCCTCGAAACCAATACCTTTAATGCAACAACCATTGCTATGGCCGACTATGATATGGAAAGCCTTAGCGAAGAAATTAACTTTGCTGCTGCCAAGCTAGCTCGTGAAGCTGCTGATGAGTGGACAGCAAAGACTCCGGATAAACCTCGCTTTGTGGCAGGGGTGTTAGGTCCAACAAACCGAACGTGTTCTATATCCCCAGATGTTAATGATCCAGGCTACCGTAATGTTAGCTTTGATGAGCTTGTTGAAGCTTACTCCGAATCGACACGAGCACTTATTAAAGGCGGCTCAGATCTTATTCTTATCGAGACTATCTTCGACACGTTAAATGCAAAAGCATGTTCTTTTGCTGTTGAATCGGTTTTTGAAGAAGTTGGTATTAAATTGCCAGTCATGATCTCAGGCACCATAACTGATGCATCAGGCCGTACGCTTTCAGGACAGACTACTGAGGCATTCTATAACGCCCTTCGTCATGTTAAACCTATTTCGTTTGGATTGAACTGTGCACTCGGGCCAGATGAACTGCGAGAGTACGTTGGTGAGATGTCCCGTATCTCAGAAAGCTATGTTTCTGCTCACCCTAACGCCGGTTTACCTAATGCGTTTGGCGAGTATGACCTTTCTCCCGAAGATATGGCTGAACATGTTAAGGAATGGGCTGAAAGTGGCTTCTTAAACTTAATTGGTGGCTGTTGTGGTACGACACCAGAACATATTCGCCAGATGGCCGAGGCTGTTGACGGTGTAATGCCGCGCCAATTACCCGATTTGCCAGTCTCTTGCCGTCTTTCGGGGTTAGAGCCGTTGACGATCGCCAAAGAATCTCTGTTTGTGAACGTAGGTGAGCGTACTAACGTTACCGGCTCAGCTCGATTTAAGCGCCTGATTAAAGAAGAGCTTTACGATGAAGCGTTGAGTGTTGCTCGAGAGCAAGTAGAAAACGGTGCACAAATCATTGATATCAACATGGATGAAGGGATGCTAGACGCTGAGGCGTGCATGGTTAAATTCCTTAATCTATGTGCATCTGAGCCAGAGATCTCGAAAGTGCCAGTCATGGTCGACTCTTCAAAATGGGAAGTTATTGAAGCGGGTCTGAAATGTATTCAGGGTAAAGGCATCGTTAACTCTATCTCATTGAAGGAAGGGAAAGAGAAGTTTGTCGAGCAAGCTAAATTAGTTCGTCGTTATGGTGCCGCAGTCATTGTGATGGCCTTCGATGAAGTCGGCCAAGCCGATACTCGAGAGCGTAAAGTTGAGATCTGTACCAATGCCTACAACATTCTTGTTGATGAAGTCGGTTTCCCACCTGAAGATATTATTTTCGATCCGAACATTTTTGCAGTTGCGACGGGCATTGACGAGCATAACAATTATGCGGTTGATTTTATTGAAGCAGTAGGAGATATCAAACGCGATCTTCCTCATGCAATGATCTCTGGTGGTGTATCGAATGTTTCGTTCTCGTTCCGCGGTAATAACTACGTTCGTGAGGCAATCCACGCAGTATTCCTATACCACTGTTTCAAAAATGGTATGGATATGGGTATCGTAAATGCCGGGCAGTTAGAGATTTACGATAACGTGCCTGAAGATTTACGTGAAGCGGTTGAAGATGTAGTACTTAACCGTCGTGATGATTCGACAGAACGTTTGCTTGATATGGCAACCGAGTACCTAGAGCGAGCCGTTGGTAAAGTTGAAGATAAGTCAGCTCTAGAATGGCGAACTTGGCCAGTAGAAAAGCGCTTAGAACACTCTTTAGTGAAAGGTATTACCGATTTTATTGTTGAAGATACCGAAGAAGCTCGCGTTAATGCCTCTCGCCCTATTGAGGTGATTGAAGGCCCATTAATGGATGGTATGAACGTGGTTGGTGATCTGTTTGGTGAAGGTAAAATGTTCCTTCCTCAAGTAGTGAAATCTGCCCGTGTTATGAAGCAGGCGGTAGCACATCTAGAACCATTTATTAATGCAACTAAAGATGTTGGTGCGACTAACGGAAAAATCTTACTGGCGACCGTAAAAGGCGATGTTCACGATATTGGCAAAAACATTGTGGGCGTTGTCTTGCAGTGTAATAACTACGAAATTATCGATTTAGGCGTGATGGTTTCATGTGAAAAAATCCTTAAGGTCGCTAAAGAAGAGAATGTCGACATTATTGGTTTGTCGGGTCTGATTACCCCTTCTCTTGATGAAATGGTACATGTTGCCAAAGAGATGGAGAGACAAGGCTTTAAGCTGCCTCTTCTTATTGGCGGAGCAACGACATCTAAAGCACACACTGCGGTTAAGATTGAGCAGAACTACTCTGAGCCAGTTGTTTATGTCAATAACGCATCTCGCGCTGTAGGCGTTTGTACTTCATTACTCTCTGATGAATTGAAACCTGCTTTCGTTGAGAGGTTGAACATCGATTATGATCGAGTTAGAGACCAACACAATCGTAAAAAACCTCGTACCAAGCCCGTCACACTTGAGAAAGCTCGTGCCAATAAAGTTGCTATCGATTGGGATGCCTACACTCCCCCTGCGCCCGCTAAGCCGGGAGTACATATTTTCAGTGATTTTGATGTAGCGACTTTGCGTCAGTACATCGACTGGACTCCGTTCTTTATGACATGGTCATTAGTTGGTAAGTACCCAGCAATCCTTGATCACGAAGAGGTGGGGGATGAAGCTAAACGACTATTCAAAGATGCCAACGATTTGTTGGATCGCGTAGAGAAAGAGAAGTTACTTGAAGCTCGTGGTATGTGTGCCATGTTCCCTGCGAACAGTGTGGGTGATGATATCGAGGTGTATACCGATGAATCCCGTACAGAAGTGCTGAAGGTTCTGCATAATCTTCGCCAGCAAACCGAGAAGCCAAAAGGTTTTAACTACTGCTTGTCAGATTACATTGCTCCAAAAGGCAGCGGTAAAGCTGACTGGATTGGTGGCTTTGCGGTTACTGGCGGTATTGGTGAGCGAGAGCTTGCTGATGAATATAAAGCTAATGGTGATGACTACAATGCGATCATGATTCAGGCGGTTGCGGACCGTTTGGCTGAAGCGTTTGCAGAATATTTACACAAAGAAGTGAGAAAGGACATTTGGGGTTACTCGCCTGATGAGGATTTGTCTAACGACGATTTGATTCGAGAGAAGTACCAAGGTATTCGTCCAGCTCCGGGTTACCCTGCTTGCCCAGAACATACAGAGAAAGGCACATTGTGGGAGTTGATGGACGTTGAAAAAGCCATCGACATGTCACTAACCACGAGTTACGCAATGTGGCCAGGTGCCTCAGTGTCGGGTATGTACTTCTCTCATCCTGATTCGCGATATTTTGCGATTGCACAGATTCAACAGGATCAAGTAGAAAGCTATGCTGATCGTAAGGGCTGGGATATGTTGGAAGCTGAGAAGTGGTTAGGTCCAAACATTAACTAG
- the lysC gene encoding lysine-sensitive aspartokinase 3, which translates to MSASNVAGSFNVAKFGGTSVANFEAMSRCAAIIENNSNTKLVVSSACSGVTNLLVELANGVQDKARRQDLMTQLTDIHNAILDQLADPISIEKDVHCILDDIASAAEAASFQASTKLTDHLVACGELMSTHILAQIIRERGTPAVRFDIREVMRTNGDFGKAEPQLEDISALAKEKLIPLCQQQVVVTQGFIGADSEGNTTTLGRGGSDYSAALIAESVQAMGLEIWTDVPGIYTTDPRIAPKASPIPEISFSEASEMANFGAKILHPSTLVPALRHQIPVFVGSSKAPELGGTWIRQEVESSPLFRALALRCNQTMVTLRSANMFHAYGFLAKVFEILAKHKISVDLITTSEISVSLTLDQTDTSGGAPELPEAARLELEELCSVDIEHDLCLVALIGNNMSENKGYAKQVFGTLEDFNLRMICYGASPHNLCFLLDASVSKLAIQKLHQELFE; encoded by the coding sequence GTGAGTGCATCTAATGTAGCTGGTTCTTTTAATGTCGCTAAGTTTGGTGGAACAAGTGTTGCCAACTTTGAAGCAATGAGCCGTTGTGCTGCTATTATTGAAAATAACTCGAATACGAAACTGGTCGTGAGCAGTGCATGCTCTGGCGTTACCAACCTACTCGTTGAACTCGCGAATGGGGTTCAAGACAAAGCTCGTCGTCAGGATTTGATGACGCAACTGACTGACATTCATAACGCAATTCTCGATCAGCTAGCTGATCCAATCAGTATCGAAAAAGACGTACATTGTATTCTCGATGATATTGCGAGCGCCGCAGAAGCTGCATCATTTCAAGCCAGCACTAAATTGACAGATCACCTTGTCGCATGTGGTGAGCTGATGTCGACACACATTTTGGCTCAGATTATTCGTGAACGAGGTACACCAGCCGTTCGTTTTGATATCAGAGAAGTGATGCGCACTAATGGTGATTTTGGTAAAGCAGAACCACAACTTGAAGATATTTCAGCCCTAGCAAAAGAGAAGCTTATACCACTTTGCCAACAGCAAGTTGTGGTTACTCAAGGTTTTATCGGTGCAGATAGCGAAGGTAACACCACGACTTTAGGCCGTGGTGGCAGCGATTATTCCGCCGCGCTGATCGCCGAATCAGTACAGGCAATGGGGTTGGAAATCTGGACAGATGTTCCGGGTATTTACACGACAGATCCACGCATCGCACCGAAAGCATCTCCTATTCCAGAGATCAGTTTTAGCGAAGCATCGGAAATGGCAAACTTTGGTGCGAAGATACTGCACCCTTCAACTCTAGTACCTGCATTGCGCCACCAAATCCCGGTATTTGTCGGCTCTTCTAAAGCACCAGAGTTAGGTGGAACTTGGATTCGCCAAGAAGTTGAAAGCTCACCATTATTCAGAGCACTTGCTCTTCGTTGCAACCAAACGATGGTTACACTTCGCAGTGCAAACATGTTCCATGCTTACGGCTTTTTGGCGAAGGTATTCGAGATCCTTGCTAAACATAAGATCTCAGTCGATCTCATCACGACTTCAGAGATCAGTGTCTCACTGACTCTCGATCAAACAGACACATCAGGTGGCGCTCCTGAGTTACCAGAAGCTGCTCGACTGGAGCTTGAAGAGTTGTGTTCTGTAGATATTGAACACGACCTATGCCTTGTTGCGCTTATTGGCAACAACATGAGTGAAAATAAAGGCTATGCAAAGCAGGTGTTTGGCACTCTGGAAGATTTCAATCTACGTATGATTTGTTACGGAGCAAGCCCACACAACTTATGCTTCTTGCTAGATGCATCTGTTTCTAAGTTGGCGATCCAAAAACTTCACCAAGAGTTATTTGAATAA
- a CDS encoding pyridoxal-phosphate-dependent aminotransferase family protein, translated as MSNLTLTTAIDSFYPPHRTLMGPGPSDISPQVLQALSRPTIGHLDPLFIAMMDELKQLLKYAFQTENEFTIAVSAPGSAGMETCFVNLIEPGEKVIVCRNGVFGERMRENVVRCGGEAILVDDEWGKPVSVEKVEKALAENPDAVAVAFVHAETSTGALSDAQVISAIARQFDALTIVDAVTSLGGVPLLVDEWQLDAVYSGSQKCLSCVPGLSPVTFSQRAVDKMKARQAPVQSWFLDQSLVLGYWSGEGKRSYHHTAPVNSLYALHESLVLLKNEGLDNAWSRHYAMHQELKAGVEALGLKFVVDEESRLPQLNALYFPEGIDESKIRTQLLEEYNLEIGAGLGSLAGKAWRIGLMGYGARKENVALCLKALKDVLE; from the coding sequence ATGTCTAATTTAACACTCACTACTGCTATTGATAGCTTTTATCCACCGCACCGAACGTTAATGGGACCGGGTCCTTCAGACATTTCGCCTCAAGTCTTACAGGCCTTAAGCCGCCCAACCATTGGTCACCTCGACCCGTTATTTATCGCGATGATGGATGAGCTGAAACAACTCCTTAAGTATGCATTTCAAACAGAGAATGAATTTACGATTGCTGTCTCTGCTCCAGGCAGTGCAGGCATGGAAACCTGTTTTGTTAACTTGATTGAGCCTGGCGAGAAGGTGATTGTTTGTCGCAACGGTGTCTTCGGTGAGCGTATGCGAGAAAATGTGGTTCGCTGTGGTGGTGAAGCGATCCTTGTAGATGATGAGTGGGGCAAGCCCGTTTCCGTTGAAAAGGTCGAAAAGGCATTGGCAGAAAACCCTGATGCAGTTGCTGTCGCATTTGTGCATGCAGAGACGTCTACTGGCGCGTTATCGGATGCTCAAGTTATCTCAGCTATCGCTCGTCAGTTTGATGCGTTAACGATTGTTGATGCAGTAACGTCTCTAGGTGGCGTGCCATTACTAGTTGATGAGTGGCAGCTTGATGCGGTTTATTCGGGTAGCCAAAAGTGTCTGTCTTGTGTGCCAGGGCTATCTCCGGTGACCTTCTCTCAACGTGCTGTTGATAAAATGAAAGCCCGCCAAGCTCCCGTACAAAGCTGGTTCTTGGATCAAAGTTTAGTTTTAGGTTACTGGAGTGGAGAAGGCAAACGTAGCTATCATCATACTGCACCTGTGAATAGCCTCTATGCTCTGCATGAGTCACTGGTATTGTTGAAAAATGAAGGTCTGGATAATGCTTGGTCGCGTCACTATGCGATGCACCAAGAACTGAAAGCTGGCGTAGAAGCTTTGGGGTTAAAATTTGTGGTTGACGAAGAGAGTCGCCTACCTCAATTGAATGCGCTTTACTTCCCTGAAGGGATTGATGAATCCAAAATAAGAACGCAGTTGTTAGAAGAGTATAATCTTGAAATCGGTGCAGGCCTTGGTTCTTTGGCAGGAAAGGCTTGGCGTATTGGTTTAATGGGTTATGGCGCTCGTAAAGAGAACGTCGCATTGTGCTTAAAAGCACTAAAAGATGTATTAGAATAA